Part of the Propionispora vibrioides genome, GGTGCATCCGGGAAACGGTGCGGATTTTGCAGGAAGCGGCGACGCGCAGCGGAGCGCCGGAAGGCATCCTTAACTGCCTGACCCTTCCGACGCTTGAGGGTACTAATGCGTTAATGAAACATAAAGACGTCAGCCTGATTCTCGCCACAGGCGGCGAGGCGATGGTCCGGGCGGCTTACAGTTCCGGCACCCCGGCCATTGGGGTAGGTCCGGGCAACGGCCCGGCCTTTATCGAGCGGTCAGCCGATATTCCGCAGGCAGTGCAGCAGATTCTGGAGAGTAAAACCTTTGATAATGGTGTAATTTGTGCGTCGGAGCAGTCCATTGTGGTCGAGGAAATCATCCGGGACGCAGTCATTGCCGAAATGAAACAACGGGGCTTTTATTTCCTTAGCCAGGCTGAATCGGAGACGTTAGGCCGTCTCCTGTTACGGCCCAATAAGACGATGAATCCGGCCATCGTCGGACGCAATGCCCAGGAAGTGGCTGTGCTGGCCGGCTTGTCGGTACCGGCCGATGCCAAGGTGCTGGTTTCGTTCCAGGACACCGTTTCCTACGATAATCCGTACAGCCGGGAAAAGCTGACCACCGTACTGGCTTTTTATACCGAGCCTACCTGGGAACGGGCTTGCCTCCGCTGCCTGGAGCTGTTGCACAATGAGGGCAAGGGTCATACCATGACCATTCACTCGAAAAATGAAGCGGTGATTCGCGAATTCGCGCTCAAGAAAAACGTATCCCGGCTGCTGGTTAACACCCCGGCGGCGCTGGGCGGTATCGGAGCCACCACGAATCTGGTGCCGGCTTTGACTCTGGGCTGCGGGGCGGCAGGCCGAAGCTCCACTTCCGATAATGTGGGCCCGCTAAACTTGATCAATATAAGGCGTGTCGCTTATGGTGTCCGCCCAACTCCGGCGTCGCCGGCCCCGGCCGTGAGCCCCAAGGCGGACGTACTGGATATCGAAGCGCTGGTGCGCAGCATTATCAGTCAGACCAAATAAAGGATGTGTCAGTATGCACTTGGCCAAAGTGATCGCTAAAGTAGTCGCCACGCAAAAAGCGGAAAAACTGGTAGGCGGCAAACTGCTCGTGATTAAATCGGTGGATGAATACCGAAATTTGATGGACCATGAGCCGCCGTATGTGGCGCTGGACTGCGTGGGAGCCGGCGTAGGAGACTGCGTGCTGGTGGACTGGGGCGGCAGCGTGGATAATGATCCCCGTATGGTCAGCGATATGTCCATTGTCGGTATTATTGACACCATTGAATTTGAATAAAGAAAGGAGGGGCTGTGAGTGGCTGCCAATGTGTTTCAGGTCCGGCCGGTGCTGTATTATGGCGTTGCGACCGCCGAAGTGATCGAACAGTGCGGGGCGAAAAAAGCGCTGGTTATTACCGATCCGTTTATGAAAGACAGCGATTTGCTGACGTCCATTCTCCAGCGACTATCGGCAAAAATGGATTACCGCTTGTTCGCCGATATACGTCCCGACCCGGACGTGTCGCTGGTGGCCCGGGGGACAGAGGCCCTGCTGGCCTACTCGCCCGATCTGGTGATTGCCGTCGGTGGCGGATCGACCATTGACACGGCGAAAAGCATCCTGTATTGCGTGAAACAGGCGCTGCCGGATCGGGAAGCTATTAAGTTTATTGCTATTCCTACTACCAGCGGCACCGGCTCGGAGGTTACCAATTTTTCCATCGTAACGGTGGACGGAAAAAAGCTGGCGATTGTTGATGATCAATTGGTGCCGGATATTGCCATTCTGGATGCCGCCTTTACCGAATCGGTACCGCCGGTCGTGACGGCCGATACGGGAATTGACGTTTTAACCCATGCGCTGGAAGCGTACTTTTCGACCCAGGCATCCAACTATACCGATGCGCTGGCGGAAAAAGCCATTGAATTGGTGTTCACTTATTTGCCGCGGACGGTAAAAAACGGCAAGGACAAAGAGGCCAGGGAGCAGATGCACGATGCCTCCTGCCTGGCGGGGATGGCCTTTACCAACGCCTCCTTGGGCATTAACCATTCTCTGGCCCATGCTTTGGGCGGCAGCTTCCATATTCCCCACGGCCGGGCCAATGCCCTGCTGCTGCCGGGAGTGATCGGCTACAATGCCGCCAGCCCCGTGGTTGCCCGGCGATGCTTCCGGTTGGCCGGCTTGCTGGGACTTTCACCCGCCGACCAGGCGGACGGGGTGCGGCGCCTGCTGGCGGCTGTGCGCATTCTGATCGGCAGTATTGGTATACCCGGCAGTCTGGCGCAAATGAATATTGAACGGGAGGCTTTCTTCCGGGAACTGCCGGCCATGTGCCAGGCAGCGCTTGATGATAAATGTACGGCCACCAATCCTGTAGTACCTTCTTCGCAGGAACTGGCGATTCTTCTAACACAAGTTTATACCGGCCTGGCGCCGGACGAGGTTGCCTGAGGAAAGTTTTACGGTCTTAATGATTAACAGGTAAACAATGACCATATTTTACTATATTTAGGAGGTTCTAAAGGTGAAACAGGTACTTGATATTTCTCCCGTGAATCAAAGTCCGAGAATTCAGAAGCTGATCGACGCCTTATATGCGAGAAATCCCGAAGTAGAGGCGGAACGCGCCTGCCTGATTACCGAGTCGTACCAGCAGACGGAAGCGCTGCCGATCACTTTACGCCGGGCCAAAGCCCTGGAGCACATCCTGGATCATATGACTCTTGTCATCCGCGAGGATGAATTGATTGTGGGCAATCTCACGGCAGCGCCCCGGTCGACGCAAATCTTCCCGGAATTCTCCTTCCAGTGGCTTACCGAAGAATTTGATACGCTGGCCAAACGGACTGGCGACGTGTTCAATATCAGTGAAGAAACCAAACGAAAGCTGACGCAGGTCTTTGCTTACTGGGGCGGCAAAACGGTTAACGAACTGGCTACCGAATATATGTATCCGGAAACCAAACTGGCGATGAGCCATAACGTATTCACCGTTGGCAACTATTATTTTAACGGTGTGGGCCATATCAGCGTCGATTATGAAAAAGTGCTGAAAGTCGGCTTTAACGGAATCATTCGCGAAGCGGAACAGGCGTTGGCTGAGGCTGACCGCGCCTGCCCGGACTTTATCAAAAAACGCAACTTCCTCGATGCCGTGATTATTACCTCGCAAGCGGCTATCCGGTTTGCCAACCGCTTTGCCGATCTGGCCGAGTCGATGGCTTACCAAGCCGGCGGTAAACGGAGCCAGGAACTGCAGACGATAGCCCGCAACTGCCGCACTGTTCCGGCCAATCCTGCCGGCAGCTTTTATGAAGCGCTTCAGTCCTTCTGGTTTGTGCAGGCCATCATTCAGATTGAATCCAACGGACATTCCATTTCCCCCATGCGATTTGATCAATACATGTATCCCTATTACCAAATGGACATGGCTGTGGGCCGCCTGACGAAAGACAGCGCCCAGGAACTTTTAGACTGCCTGTGGGTCAAATTCAACGATATCAATAAAGTGCGCGATTCCGGTTCCACCAAAGGCTTCGGCGGCTATCCGATGTTTCAGAATCTCATTGTTGGCGGCCAGGACCAGGAAGGGATTGATGCGACCAACGAACTGAGCATTGCCTGCCTGGAAGCCAGCGCTCACACCAAACTGCCGCAGCCATCCATTTCCATCCGGGTCTGGAATAAATCGCCCAATGAATTCCTCATCAAAGCGGCGGAAGTTTCCCGCCTTGGCTTAGGCATGCCGGCCTATTACAATGACGAAATCATCATCCCCGCCCTGGTCAACCGGGGACTTACCCTGGAGGATGCCCGGGATTACGGCATTATCGGCTGCGTAGAACCGCAAAAGGGCGGCAAAACCGAAGGCTGGCATGACGCCGCATTCTTCAATATGGCAAAAGTCCTGGAACTGGTTATGTATAACGGCAGGCTGGACGGTGTTCAGGTCGGACCGCAAACGGGTGAATTCACCTCTTTCACGTCTTTTGAACAAATTGAAAAGGCCTATCACGAGCAAATGGAATATTGTGTCGGCCTGCTGGCCAATGCGGATAATGCCGTTGATTTAGCCCATGGCGCCCGCTGCCCGCTGCCGTTTGTTTCCTCCATGGTCGATGATTGTATCGGCCGGGGCCAGTCCATTCAGGAAGGCGGCGCCTGGTACAACTTTACCGGTCCGCAGGGCGTTGGCGTAGCCAATGTGGGCGATTCGCTGCTGAGCATCAAAGAACTGGTCTTCAACCGTAAGCTTTATACCCTGGCTCAGATCAAGGAAGCGGTGGAGCAAAACTTTGGCGGTGCCCATAACGGCAGCGGCCATGCCCAGGTTAGCCCCGATATCATCGAGGAAGTCATTCGCCGGATGCTGGCTGACGGCAAAAAGATTACGCCGGAACAACTCGACAAACTGCAGCAAATCGCGAAGAATGGTCTGCCGGCAGCCGCTCCGGCGACGACAGGCGGTAAGTACGACAAGCTGTTGCAGGATATTGATACGGTACCTAAGTTTGGCAATGATGTGGCCGAAGCCGATGAACTGGCCCGTTATGCCGCCCTGACCTATTGCCGAGCCGTTGAAAAATACAAAAATACCCGCGGCGGTAGATTCCAACCCGGCTTGTATCCCGTATCCGCCAATGTGCCGATGGGCGGCCAAACCGGGGCAACGCCTGACGGCCGCAAGAACGGCGAGCCTTTGGCCGACGGCGTGTCGCCTGTTTCCGGCCGCGATGTGAACGGACCGACGGCTGCTGCCAATTCGGTTGCCGCTCTGGATCATGCCATTGCTTCCAACGGTACGCTGTTTAATCAGAAATTCCATCCTTCCGCTTTAAGCGGCCGGGCCGGTCTGGAAAAACTGGCTGCTCTCGTACGGGGCTATTTTGATCAGAAGGGCATGCATGTACAGTACAATGTAGTCAGCCGGGAAACCTTGCTGGACGCGCAAAAGAATCCCGACCAATACCGCAATCTGGTAGTCCGGGTAGCCGGCTACAGCGCCCACTTCATTTCCCTGGACAAGAGCCTGCAAGACGACATCATCAACCGCACGGAACAAATGTTTAACTAATCCTGTAAACAAGTCGATGCTCAAGTACGGTTTCCGCTGTATACTTGAGCATCGCTTGTATCAGCAATACATGGATGGAGGCTATTATGCAGGAATTATACAATATAACGGGAACTGTAGCGGAAATTCAGCGCTTTTCCGTGCATGACGGACCGGGCATCCGGACGCTGGTCTTTTTAAAAGGCTGTCCCTTGCGCTGCAAGTGGTGCTGCAATCCGGAAAATATCCGGCCCGAGCCGCAGGTTGTTACCCGGCGCGGCGTGCAAGTGACCATTGGCCGGCGCATGTCGGTGGGGGAATTGATGGCTGAAATACGCAAAGACGTCATTTACTACCGGCGATCGGGCGGCGGGGTGACACTGTCCGGTGGCGAGGTTTTATTTCAGCCCGAATTTGCTCTGGCCATTCTCCAGGCTTGCAAGGCAGAGAATATTCACACGGCGATTGAGACGAGCGCCTTTGCCGGCTATCCTACCATTCAGGAACTGCTGCCCTGGCTGGATTTGGCCATGTGCGATCTTAAGCACGTTGATCCGGCCAAGCACCAGCGCTATACCGGACGGCCCAACGACATGATCCTGGATAATTTGCGAAAAATTGCGCTTGCCGGTACACCGCTGATTATCCGGGTGCCGGTCGTACCCACCTTTAATGATGCTCCCGGCGAGATCGCCAGCATTGCCGCCTATGCGGCGTCACTGCCCGGTGTCAGGGAGTTGCACCTGTTGCCCTATCACCGGCTGGGCGAAAGCAAATATAAGGAATTGGAGCAAGACTATGAGTTCAGCGGCATCGAACCGCTGACCAGCCAGGCTATGCTCAAGCTGCTGGACGTGGCCAGGCTTTCGGGGCTGTCCTGTCAGGTTGGCGGTTGACGGGCGGTCCATCACTCGGGCAGAGAGGGGAGACAGCAGGTGCTGAACTGTGAACTGATTCATAATCCTTCGCCGGGCAGCCTTCAAATTTTAAAACGGAAAATCCATGACCGGGAACTTGCCGCCTATCTGGAGACACACCGGGTGGAAGCGGTAGGCTTAATTCAGGGACAATTGGCCAAAATTCTGGTTGCCGCCGACATCGCTGAAAAAGTGGCCAACGTGATGGTTACCGAAATCGCCGGCTCCTGTCCGCAGCATATTACCATGATCGCCGTTTTCGGCAGTACGTCGGCCGTAAAAGTGGCCATCGAGGCGGTGCAAAAACGGGGCTGACCGGTAGCTCATAAAGGATGGGCGTGGAAAGTTTTCCAAATACTATTTACTTACAGAGCTAATCTGGTATAGTATATAGCTACAACAATACTAAAATATTTTACAACATGTCGTGCAGACGACTTACTGTTGGCAGGTGTTCGTTTATCATTACAAATAATACCATCGCTGGTGCCCAGACAAGGTTGAGCAGACGACTGCAGGCCGGATATTTCTCCGTAAAGCTAAGGAGGAATCATCCGGCTTTTTTATTGCAGCGGCCGGCTTGTCCGTCGGCAACAGCGAGCAGGGGTAATAAAGACGGGAGTGATGACGGTGACGGCCCAAGCCAACCATGTAAGCAAAACGGATCGCGAAAAATTATTAAAAGAAATGGAAATCCGGGTAGGCGTTTTTAACGAAGGCATTCATGCCGATGTGAGCCTGTTTCAGCAACTGGATTTTGAAAACGAATATTTGGAACAGGTGCAGGCGTGCTTTTACAATAATCATCAGGCCTATAAGGACACCAATCTGCCTCAGGCTTTCCGCTCGCCCAGCGGCTACCGGTACGCCTTTTCCTATGATCCCCAGTCGCGCTATTCGATTACCGGGGAAAACGGACGGTTTTACCTGCATGACCGCCAGACAAGACTGTTCGAGGTGAAGTTTGAAAAACGGCCGAAATACTACAACCAACACACCAGCAACGGCAAGAAAATGTCGACCATCGCCCAGTATGTGGGGTCATCCAAAATCACGGTGGCCTATAGCAACGAATGCTCGCTGCAGGAAAAGAATCTGGACTGCCGGTTTTGCAATATTAACGCCACCAAGGCCAATTATGCCGACCGGCAGGGGATTTCCTGGAAAACGCCGGCCGAAATTGCCGAAGTGACCAAGGCGGCCTATGCCGAAGGCTGTAATCATCTGACGATTACCGGCGGTTTTATTCCGGAACGGCGCGAGGTGGAATATTATATTGATGTGGCCGAAGCCATCCGGGAGACCACCGGTTTGGACGATTTCGGCGGCACGGCCTGCATCGGAGCGCCGTTGGATCTGGAGGTCATTGATAAATACAAGGAAGCCGGCTACAGCCGGATTGCCACCAACATGGAGATCTGGGATGAAAACATCTTTAAGGCAATCTGTCCGGGCAAGCATAAAATATGCGGCGGCTACCAAAACTGGGTGGACACGTTAAAGTACGAAGTAGAGGTATTCGGCAAAGGCAAT contains:
- a CDS encoding acetaldehyde dehydrogenase (acetylating), producing the protein MDFDKDLQSIQEVRDKVKQAKQAAARFSEYAQETIDQIVAALCAAALDNAEQLAKLAKEETGYGKWEDKVVKNTFAARTVYESMQGLKTVGILHDDREKKIVEVGVPVGVIAALIPSTNPTSTVIFKALIALKAGNAIIFSPHPTAVRCIRETVRILQEAATRSGAPEGILNCLTLPTLEGTNALMKHKDVSLILATGGEAMVRAAYSSGTPAIGVGPGNGPAFIERSADIPQAVQQILESKTFDNGVICASEQSIVVEEIIRDAVIAEMKQRGFYFLSQAESETLGRLLLRPNKTMNPAIVGRNAQEVAVLAGLSVPADAKVLVSFQDTVSYDNPYSREKLTTVLAFYTEPTWERACLRCLELLHNEGKGHTMTIHSKNEAVIREFALKKNVSRLLVNTPAALGGIGATTNLVPALTLGCGAAGRSSTSDNVGPLNLINIRRVAYGVRPTPASPAPAVSPKADVLDIEALVRSIISQTK
- a CDS encoding EutN/CcmL family microcompartment protein gives rise to the protein MHLAKVIAKVVATQKAEKLVGGKLLVIKSVDEYRNLMDHEPPYVALDCVGAGVGDCVLVDWGGSVDNDPRMVSDMSIVGIIDTIEFE
- a CDS encoding 1-propanol dehydrogenase PduQ, with product MAANVFQVRPVLYYGVATAEVIEQCGAKKALVITDPFMKDSDLLTSILQRLSAKMDYRLFADIRPDPDVSLVARGTEALLAYSPDLVIAVGGGSTIDTAKSILYCVKQALPDREAIKFIAIPTTSGTGSEVTNFSIVTVDGKKLAIVDDQLVPDIAILDAAFTESVPPVVTADTGIDVLTHALEAYFSTQASNYTDALAEKAIELVFTYLPRTVKNGKDKEAREQMHDASCLAGMAFTNASLGINHSLAHALGGSFHIPHGRANALLLPGVIGYNAASPVVARRCFRLAGLLGLSPADQADGVRRLLAAVRILIGSIGIPGSLAQMNIEREAFFRELPAMCQAALDDKCTATNPVVPSSQELAILLTQVYTGLAPDEVA
- a CDS encoding glycyl radical protein, whose translation is MKQVLDISPVNQSPRIQKLIDALYARNPEVEAERACLITESYQQTEALPITLRRAKALEHILDHMTLVIREDELIVGNLTAAPRSTQIFPEFSFQWLTEEFDTLAKRTGDVFNISEETKRKLTQVFAYWGGKTVNELATEYMYPETKLAMSHNVFTVGNYYFNGVGHISVDYEKVLKVGFNGIIREAEQALAEADRACPDFIKKRNFLDAVIITSQAAIRFANRFADLAESMAYQAGGKRSQELQTIARNCRTVPANPAGSFYEALQSFWFVQAIIQIESNGHSISPMRFDQYMYPYYQMDMAVGRLTKDSAQELLDCLWVKFNDINKVRDSGSTKGFGGYPMFQNLIVGGQDQEGIDATNELSIACLEASAHTKLPQPSISIRVWNKSPNEFLIKAAEVSRLGLGMPAYYNDEIIIPALVNRGLTLEDARDYGIIGCVEPQKGGKTEGWHDAAFFNMAKVLELVMYNGRLDGVQVGPQTGEFTSFTSFEQIEKAYHEQMEYCVGLLANADNAVDLAHGARCPLPFVSSMVDDCIGRGQSIQEGGAWYNFTGPQGVGVANVGDSLLSIKELVFNRKLYTLAQIKEAVEQNFGGAHNGSGHAQVSPDIIEEVIRRMLADGKKITPEQLDKLQQIAKNGLPAAAPATTGGKYDKLLQDIDTVPKFGNDVAEADELARYAALTYCRAVEKYKNTRGGRFQPGLYPVSANVPMGGQTGATPDGRKNGEPLADGVSPVSGRDVNGPTAAANSVAALDHAIASNGTLFNQKFHPSALSGRAGLEKLAALVRGYFDQKGMHVQYNVVSRETLLDAQKNPDQYRNLVVRVAGYSAHFISLDKSLQDDIINRTEQMFN
- a CDS encoding glycyl-radical enzyme activating protein; the protein is MQELYNITGTVAEIQRFSVHDGPGIRTLVFLKGCPLRCKWCCNPENIRPEPQVVTRRGVQVTIGRRMSVGELMAEIRKDVIYYRRSGGGVTLSGGEVLFQPEFALAILQACKAENIHTAIETSAFAGYPTIQELLPWLDLAMCDLKHVDPAKHQRYTGRPNDMILDNLRKIALAGTPLIIRVPVVPTFNDAPGEIASIAAYAASLPGVRELHLLPYHRLGESKYKELEQDYEFSGIEPLTSQAMLKLLDVARLSGLSCQVGG
- a CDS encoding BMC domain-containing protein is translated as MLNCELIHNPSPGSLQILKRKIHDRELAAYLETHRVEAVGLIQGQLAKILVAADIAEKVANVMVTEIAGSCPQHITMIAVFGSTSAVKVAIEAVQKRG
- a CDS encoding radical SAM protein yields the protein MTAQANHVSKTDREKLLKEMEIRVGVFNEGIHADVSLFQQLDFENEYLEQVQACFYNNHQAYKDTNLPQAFRSPSGYRYAFSYDPQSRYSITGENGRFYLHDRQTRLFEVKFEKRPKYYNQHTSNGKKMSTIAQYVGSSKITVAYSNECSLQEKNLDCRFCNINATKANYADRQGISWKTPAEIAEVTKAAYAEGCNHLTITGGFIPERREVEYYIDVAEAIRETTGLDDFGGTACIGAPLDLEVIDKYKEAGYSRIATNMEIWDENIFKAICPGKHKICGGYQNWVDTLKYEVEVFGKGNVRSYFVAGIETKETLLEGIEYLASLGVVAVPQIWMPKPGAALEGHRAPTTEWFIDLFLKAYKILVRYGITHEQFYHTTNDEGRFFDYLYDADGDYLNRIADYRIAI